The following proteins are encoded in a genomic region of Coregonus clupeaformis isolate EN_2021a chromosome 14, ASM2061545v1, whole genome shotgun sequence:
- the LOC121581275 gene encoding U6 snRNA-associated Sm-like protein LSm7, producing the protein MADRNQDRNKEGEKKKKESIFDLSKYIDKQIRVKFQGGREASGVLKGFDPLLNLVLDSTIEYLRDPDDQFKLTEDTRQLGLVVCRGTSVVLICPQDGMEAIPNPFIQQQDG; encoded by the exons ATGGCG GACAGAAACCAGGACAGAAAcaaggaaggagagaagaagaagaaggagagtaTCTTTGACCTGTCAAAGTACATTGATAAACAAATCCGTGTGAAGTTTCAGGGAGGACGAGAGG CCAGTGGAGTTCTGAAGGGGTTTGACCCCCTGTTGAACCTGGTATTGGATAGCACCATCGAGTACTTGCGGG ATCCTGACGACCAGTTCAAGCTGACCGAGGACACGCGGCAGCTGGGCCTGGTGGTTTGTAGAGGGACGTCCGTGGTGCTCATCTGTCCTCAGGACGGCATGGAAGCCATCCCCAACCCCTTCATCCAGCAGCAGGACGGATAG
- the LOC121581274 gene encoding LOW QUALITY PROTEIN: signal peptide peptidase-like 2B (The sequence of the model RefSeq protein was modified relative to this genomic sequence to represent the inferred CDS: deleted 3 bases in 3 codons) codes for MKASRSLVWAVFLIKQVVGEYGMAHFRNKGQSKGKDYCIFFNSQWARLPLDLNKASHLQIYDLTPSALCSSSDVPVGGFPNRIPMVMRGNCTFYEKVRLAQLNGAKGLLIISKDRLTPPAGNKTQYEEIDIPVALLSYTDMLDISKTFGQSREVAMYALSEPFLDYNMVIIFLMAVGTVAIGGYWAGSKDIKKRYMKHKRDDSAEKEDEETVDVTPIMISMFVVMCCSMLVLLYFFYDHLVYIIIGIFCLASSVGLYSCLWPFVRRLPFGKCRIPENNLPYCHKRPQVRMLLLSAFCIGVSVTWGVFRNEDQWAWVLQDALGISFCLYMLKTIRLPTFKVGTPV; via the exons ATGAAGGCTTCGCGGAGCCTGGTTTGGGCAGTTTTTCTCATAAAACAG GTTGTGGGGGAATATGGCATGGCCCATTTCAGAAACAAAGGCCAGAGCAAAGGAAAAGATTACTGCATCTTCTTCAACTCCCAGTGGGCTCGTCTACCTCTGGACCTCAACAAAGCA TCCCATCTCCAGATCTATGACCTGACACCGTCAGCCCTGTGTTCCTCGTCGGACGTCCCCGTGGGGGGCTTCCCCAATCGTATCCCCATGGTAATGAGGGGGAACTGCACTTTCTATGAGAAGGTCCGCCTGGCCCAGCTTAACGGAGCTAAAGGCCTGCTCATCATCAGCAAAGACAGGCTG ACCCCACCAGCAGGAAACAAGACTCAGTATGAGGAGATTGACATCCCTGTGGCGCTGCTCAGCTACACGGACATGCTGGACATCAGTAAG ACGTTTGGACAGAGCCGAGAGGTGGCCATGTACGCCCTCAGCGAGCCCTTCCTGGACTACAACATGGTCATCATCTTC CTCATGGCTGTGGGGACGGTGGCCATCGGAGGATACTGGGCCGGCAGCAAGGACATCAAGAA GCGCTACATGAAGCACAAGCGTGACGACAGCGCGgagaaggaggatgaggagacGGTGGACGTGACGCCCATCATGATCTCTATGTTTGTGGTCATGTGCTGCTCGATGCTGGTGCTGCTCTACTTCTTCTACGACCACCTGG TGTATATCATCATTGGGATATTCTGCCTGGCCTCTTCTGTTGGCCTCTACAGCTGTCTCTGGCCCTTTGTGAGGAGACTC CCCTTTGGCAAGTGCAG gatccCAGAGAACAACCTT CCCTACTGCCACAAGAGGCCTCAGGTCCGCATGCTGCTGTTGTCAGCCTTCTGCATCGGAGTCAGTGTTACCTGGGGCGTGTTCCGCAACGAAGACCA GTGGGCGTGGGTGTTACAGGACGCCCTGGGCATATCCTTCTGTCTCTACATGCTCAAGACTATCAGACTGCCCACATTTAAGGTGGGTACACCTGTATAG